AACGCGATATTACCGAGCAGCCCGGTCAGCAGTGCCCGATGGATCGGTTCATAGCCAGCATCGACCTCGTTGAGACGCATACCCATCTGTGCCACCTGCCCGTGCAGTTGCGCGTAAATGTCGTGCCATTCGCGCATGCGTACATAGGAGATGAAATTCGTCTGGCAGAGCTTGCGCAGCTTAGCCTGAGACAGGTGCCGCGCCTGTTCATGGTAGAAATCCCAGAGCATTACAAAACTCAGGAAATCCGACTGTTCAGCGGCGAACTGCTGGTGCTTCTCATCGGCGGCCTGCTGCCTGTCCAGCGGCCGTTCGCGCGGATCGGGCACGTTCAGCGCGGCAGCGATGATCAGCGCCTCGCGCAGGCAGTGTTCATCGCGCCCGGCGAGCAATATGCGCCCGATCCGCACATCCACCGGCAGGCGCGCGAGCTGGCGGCCGGCTTCGGTGAGCCGGTCGGACTCGTCCACCGCGCCGAGTTCGTGCAGCAGCTTGAAGCCGTCGCGGATGTAACGCGCATCGGGTGGGTCGATGAAGGGGAAATCCCCGATGTCATCAGGAGTGTAACTGAGCTTCAAGGCGAGCATCTGCAGGATCACGGTGGCGAGATTGGTGCGCAGGATCTCCGGCTCGGTGTACGCGGGCCGCGCATTGAAATCCTCCTCGCTGTAGAGACGGATGCACACGCCGGGCCCCAGGCGTCCGCAGCGGCCGGCGCGCTGATTGGCGGACGCCTGGCTGACCGGCTCGATGGGCAGGCGCTGCACCTTGGTGCGATAGCTGTACCGGCTGATACGCACCAGCCCCGTGTCGATGACGTAGCGGATGCCGGGCACGGTCAGCGAGGTTTCGGCGACGTTGGTGGCGAGCACGATGCGCCGGCCGGAATGTGCCTTGAAGACCTCGGCCTGCTGCGCAGCGGACAGACGCCCGAACAGTGGCAGCACCTCGGTCTGCGGCAGATGGTGCTTGCGCAACAGTTCGGCGGCCTCGCGGATCTCGCGCTCGCCGGGCAGGAACACCAGCAGGTCACCCGGGCCTTCGCGCACGAGTTCGTCGACGGCCGCGAGCAACCCCTGGCCACGGTCACGGTCCTGCGCATCCTCACCCTCGGCCAGCAGTGGGCGGTAGCGGATCTCGACCGGCCAGGTGCGTCCTGACACCTCGATGACGGGGGCAGCGTCGAAGTGCCGCGAGAAGCGTTGCGGGTCGATGGTCGCCGAGGTGATGATGATCTTGAGGTCCGGCCGGCGCGGCAGCAGCCGCCGCAGGTAGCCCAGCAGGAAATCGACGTTCAGCGAACGTTCGTGCGCCTCGTCGATGATCAGGGTGTCGTAGGCGAGCAGATCGGGATCGCCCTGCGTCTCGGCGAGCAGGATACCGTCGGTCATCACCTTGATGTACGTATCCGGACCGACGTGATCCGAGAAGCGTACCTTGAAACCGACTGCCTGGCCGATGGCCGAGTGCAGTTCCTCGGCGATACGCGCTGCGAGGCTGCGGGCGGCAATACGGCGTGGCTGCGTATGTCCGATCAGGCCGTCCACACCACGGCCGAGTTCCAGGCAGATCTTGGGCAGCTGCGTGGTCTTGCCCGAGCCGGTCTCGCCACAGACGATCACGACCTGGTGCCGGGCGAGGGTCGCCTTGATGTCCTCGCGACGCGTGACCACCGGCAGATCGAGCAGGTATTCAGGCCGGGGCAGGTATTCGATACGCCGCGCGCGGCGCCGGTGGGCCGTATCGATATCCGCCGTCAGCGCCGCCAGACCGCGATCGACAGACTGCCCCTGCCGCACCCGCCGACGCAGGCCGGCCAGCCGCGCGCGCAGCGCCACCCGGTCGGCAGACATGACAGCATCGAGCGTGGTATTCAGTTCGTCCAGAGACGGCGGTTGCGGCATCCGCGTATTCTACCATCGCGCCGTACCGCACCAACTTCCGGACCGCGAACCGCTTTCAACCTTCCGTAGCGATAGCCATATGGGTTTACCCCCATCACCGCCCCGCCGCACCCTGCGCGTCGCGCCAGCGTTGCAGGGTGGGGTAGTCGCGGTAGGCGCCGCTCAGCACATACTCGAGCACGTTGTGCAGACGATAGAACTTGGCGACTGAGTCCAGACGCAGAATCTCACGACCGTTACGATCGAAGAACAGCAGTGTCGGGGCGTAGAACAACCCGAGTTGATCGGCCCATTGGCCTTCGGTCAGGCGTTTGCCGTCTGGTGTGATTACCGGACGGTGCCCCCACAGATTCAGCTGTACCGTCTCGAATCCCTTCAGCTGCTGCAGAATCTCCGGCTCGGCGAGCGGGCCGGTGTGCAGGATGTCGCAGGCATGACAATCCGGCTGTTCGAAGAATACGATCAGCGGCCGTTCGCCAGGATGGTGGGCGCGCGACAACGCATAGGGTGGCGGCAGGAAGAAATCAGCGTAGTTCAGGCTGCCCGCCTCGAAGACCAACGGTACGTCGGCGCGTGCCAGATACTGGCGGAAGGTCTCGTTCCGATAGTGGCCATCGGCGACGTATTCCAGCGCGGCCCGGAACTGATAGGGCGGATAGTAGCCGGACAGTCGCAGGGCCACGGCACCCTCGGCGTCGTAGAACAACAGCGTCGGGGTGAAGTTCACGCCGTGACGCAGTGCGAACCAGCGCTCGTTACCCTCGGCGCCATCGAAGTCGGTGACGGTGGCATCGCTCTGGATGTCGACGCCGACGACATCGAAATAGTGACGCGTATAGGCCTCGATGTCGGCCTTGCCGAAATTGGTCTGCAGCAGCGCCTTGCAGTAGGCGCAGTACTTCTGACCGAAGTAGATCACCAGACCGCGCTTGCCGCCCGCCACCGCCTCGCGCAGATCATCAGCCAGGTCGAGGAAACTGAGCTTGAACCAGTCGGGATGAGTGAGTGGCTCGACCAGAGGTTGATCGTCAAACTGCGGGAAATCGAATTCAGGATCGAATTCGTCCTGCAGCTGAATGGGTGATTCAGCGGATGGGGACGCGACTGGCTCACTCGCCGCCACCACGCCTGCCATCCACAACCAGACCGGTAGCAGCACGACCACCAACACGGCGTGCACCATGGTGCAGGGAGGAGAAGGATCGTTGGTCATGGCACGGCCTGCCGCCGGGGGATGATCGTACCTTAGCAAAGAGCGACGATTGCTGGCAAAGCATCCCGGGGCTACCACGGATACAGGTCAAACTCTCCGTCTCGTCCCGCTACGGGTTATGATGATCCCGTAGACCGCCGCTTCGTCGCAGGGAATGAATCTGCCTGCAGGCGGTCTACCTAATCGACCGGTACCGGATACCGTTTCATTCTGGAACATCCCGTGCCCGCGCCCGGACAGGGGGTGTGGCGATACCGGACATCACCACCCCCGCTGCGGAGGAATTGCCCATGTCGAATCCTGATCTGTCGCGCCGCCGTCTACTCACCCGCCTGCTCCCGCGTCTGCTCGCCGGGGCGGGTGCGCTCGGACTGTTCGGCATCGCGCGCGCCCAGGCCGTGGACCGCTCGCTGCTCGGCGAGGCCGCGCACAAAGTCGTCTACCAGCTGAACAAGGCCGATCAGGCCTACGTCGACGCCATCCTGTTCTCGGCCGGCGAACTGCTGCGCAAGTACAGCGACGATGTGCGTATCGTGATCACATTGATCGGTCCGGGCCTGCATCTGGTCGGCAAGCGCCCGGAACGCCCGATGAGCAAGCTCTCGCGACAGCGCGCCGAAAGCCTGGCCATGTACGGGGTGGAGTTTCACGCCTGTGGCAACACCATGAAGTCACTGGGCTGGACCGAAGACGATCTGGAAGACTACGCGACGGTCGTCGAGATCGGCGCCGACGACCTGATGATCCTGCAGGAGCAGGGCTTCTCCTATATCAGTTGGTAGCCACGGCACAGCCGCGACAAAACCCTCTTTATCC
This window of the Gammaproteobacteria bacterium genome carries:
- a CDS encoding DsrE family protein, with product MSNPDLSRRRLLTRLLPRLLAGAGALGLFGIARAQAVDRSLLGEAAHKVVYQLNKADQAYVDAILFSAGELLRKYSDDVRIVITLIGPGLHLVGKRPERPMSKLSRQRAESLAMYGVEFHACGNTMKSLGWTEDDLEDYATVVEIGADDLMILQEQGFSYISW
- a CDS encoding thioredoxin fold domain-containing protein, yielding MVHAVLVVVLLPVWLWMAGVVAASEPVASPSAESPIQLQDEFDPEFDFPQFDDQPLVEPLTHPDWFKLSFLDLADDLREAVAGGKRGLVIYFGQKYCAYCKALLQTNFGKADIEAYTRHYFDVVGVDIQSDATVTDFDGAEGNERWFALRHGVNFTPTLLFYDAEGAVALRLSGYYPPYQFRAALEYVADGHYRNETFRQYLARADVPLVFEAGSLNYADFFLPPPYALSRAHHPGERPLIVFFEQPDCHACDILHTGPLAEPEILQQLKGFETVQLNLWGHRPVITPDGKRLTEGQWADQLGLFYAPTLLFFDRNGREILRLDSVAKFYRLHNVLEYVLSGAYRDYPTLQRWRDAQGAAGR